The following is a genomic window from Procambarus clarkii isolate CNS0578487 chromosome 52, FALCON_Pclarkii_2.0, whole genome shotgun sequence.
ttagcaattcccccccccccaccaactttTCTTGCCCATTTCCCATATTCATTCCcacaccactatctactaacagtttaaacccaaacaaatccctccaaccacaggttccaacgagttggcaacagcaacaaccccagctctagaTAAATGTACCCCGTCCCGAGGATACATGTCAttccttccatagaagtgttcccagttatcaatgaatgatattgcatttgatttgcaatatattTATCTTGTCGGCATTTATCTTCGTGTCGTTTGACACCAAGTACCATCGACAACCATTCAtatccaactccctttcttggaagattgTCACATGTGATCGGGATCTCCCTtgttcctaactaattctatggttgtcttaaacctctgaatccgtGGAGGTTTAtcatcactcctaactcgtcctacaCTATTTCCACCTACACTGATACAAATaaagggtttgttcccatttccagccataatatcattcatgttgccaaCGCTATAATCTATTCCTGCTCTGGGATTGTAGACTTTTAACCTGTTCCTGCTGTCTCTGGCACAAAAAGGTCTATCCAcaaacctcacctgggaatcgccaacaaccaaaattcgtttagctacttcctttaccAGCGCTCCGTTCGTTGCCTTGTCCTTCGGGTGAACTGCAGTGTCCTTACATCACTCTTCTTCTAGCACGGGGAATGAGTTAGATGTCTTAAGACcagctgtaggcggccttgtaagAGTCTTCCTAAGTTCCCTGTCCTTTGCGACATTCCAGGACGAAGACTTCCTAATGTTGCTCTCCTCCTTTGCTTCCTCTTGAGAGTAGACATGTTGTTTCTTCTGCCTTAGCTCCTCCCGCAGCGAATCTAACTATCCTCAGAGCTCCACATAGATCCATCAGTTCCATCACTACACCTTTCCATTATTACTATGTTAGCACAATCGGAGCTCCAgataacacaccctctcactgtgactgtctGCGCATGACTGCTGAAGAAAAACACCAGGTATTTTATTACTAAAGCTATGAGAAATAAAtctcagtgtcctatttgccttatttcgaacatttatATATTGATTTTATGGTTATAAATTCTtaataatcataactcccagatccctttcgcaatccgacttgatcatcttaacaccatctagctcgtatcttgtaactatataATTACCTAGCTTAACAattttacatttgtcagcattaaactgcatatgccaatcctttgaccatttaaaAACCCTCTTAAGATTGTCTTGAAGTGACAGTCTTCTTCTCTGTTTATTTCCCCTCCCCATTttcgtatcattggcaaatttgtaAATTATGTTGATCAAACCTGAatctcagtcatatatatatatatatatatatttatatatatatatgtatatatatatatatatatatatatatatatatatatatatatatatatatatatatatatatatatatatatatatatatatatatatatattatgaataacagaggtcacaGGACAGAGCCTTacatccacccacacccacactatgTTCCACACCCCATCCTCCCACACCCGCGCACCCACCCATTACCTCACACCCGCATGCGGCCCACCCTCTCAGATCCGTCCACAACCCCAGAAAGTTCCGCGCACCCACCCAGATCCGCCCACTCTTCCAGAACCGGCCTACCCCCTGACGAGACACCCACCCCCTCTCAAAAAGACCCACCCATTCTGCCAGACCCGCCCACCCTCTCAGACCCGCCCATCCtcccagataccaccacccactcagacccgccCACCCTCCAGACCCGCCCACCCTCTCAGACCCACCCATCCtcccagacatcaccacccactcagacccgccCACCCTCCAGACCCGCCCACCCTCTCAGACCCGCCCATcctcccagacaccaccacccactcagacccgccCACCCTCCAGACCCGCCCACCCTCTCAGACCCGCCCATcctcccagacaccaccacccactcagacccgccCACCCTCCAGACCCGCCCACCCTCTCAGACCCACCCACACTCGCCAACTTTCCGCTCTGGAGAAGCAAACACAATCCAAGAGATGAAACGACTGAACCAACAGAGCCCAGAGGCTTTCCCCATCATTCCAGCGCTccaggaatgattccaggactcCGGGCGCGCGCCTCTCTTTTAATCCCAGTGTTCATTATGCCTGGAAAGTTTGAGTTTTTGTTGAGAGAAGAATTAAGTCTCTCAGATGTTCCAGCAAGAGAGATTTTCTTTGTCGTCAGTGAGGACTGGAAGGTCAGCTGTTGTCTTTACCTGAAGTGACTGGAAGGTCAGCTATTGTCATCAGCAGCAGTGACTGGAAGGCCACATATTGTCACCAGCGGCAGTGACTGGAAGGCCACATATTGTCACCAGCGGCAGTGACTGGAAGGCCACATATTGTCACCAGCGGCAGTGACTGGAAGGCCACATATTGTCACCAGTGGCAGTGACTGGAAGGCCACATATTGTCACCAGCGGCAGTGACTGGAAGGTCAGCTATTGTCACCAGCGGCAGTGACTGGAAGGCCAGATATTGTCACCAGCGGCAGTGACTGGAAGGCCACATATTGTCACCAGCGGCAGTGACTGGAAGGCCACATATTGTCACCAGCGGCAGTGACTGGAAGGCCACATATTGTCACCAGCGGCAGTGACTGGAAGGCCACATATTGTCACCAGCGGCAGTGACTGGAAGGCCACATATTGTCACCAGCGGCAGTGACTGGAAGGCCACATATTGTCATCAGAAGCGGCAACTGGAAGGCCACATATTGTTATCAGAAGCAGTGACTGGAAGGCTACATATAAGCAGTGGGAGTAAGGTAAGGTAGGGCACATATGTAGGCCTTGCCAATACTACATACCTTCTGAGGAGGTTCAAAGCATCGTGTGGAAGGGGAAATAAACAAGGGAATAATGGGGATGGATGGCACTCAAACATGGGTAAGGCGGTGGGCAGGGAGAACTCGGTGGAGATGTCGTTATCCGGTGCCGCTTggcgaggtctgggtctgagcgtaggaaaGGTATCGAAGTCGCTACTCTGTATATTTTGGGAGGATTTTTTGTCTTCTATGAGTATAGCTTCCAGTATTTGCAGTTATCTCTAGTCAGTGTAGGATGCCAGCATTGTTGTATTTGCTACTATCATATTCCTAGTGAGTGATGTGTACACTTTGCGTAGGGTTTCTAAGAGCACTAGCTTGTAGATGGCAGGACAGTCTTCTCGAAAGCTTTGTGGTGGTCATACCAATATAAAAATATCGATTATGGCATCCTTTACTGGGCCATGTAAATTGGTATACCACGTTTGCTTTTGGGAGAGGGTTATATTGCTTACCGGGACTGCTCTTAAGTATTAAATCAACAGTCgtttttgttttgtagtaaataatgaattaaatctTTGGTCTGGGGCTGTCAGTTTCACTccattttaaattatatttttaactagctgtacccggccatgtgTTGACGTGATTCAACAATGCAtgcgtgttgctgagccacagcaacctttccctgtcctctccatgtcctccacaccatttccccctcccccatcccctcgtcctccccaccattcccccctcccctatcccctcgttctcccactccctcgtcccctcgttccCTCCACCCTTTCcccttcccccatccccttgtcctccccatcatcccccacttcCATGtcgccttgtcctccccaccattctcctctTCCCCGTCACctagtccccaccatcccccactcccccatcatcATCTCCTCCCTACCATTACCCTCTACCTGCCCCCTCGTCCtacccaccatcccctactcccgTCCCCTAGTCCTGCTTGATGGTGTTTTGGAAGGTCTTCTACTCCCAATcctggcccgaggctaggcttgacttctgagaacttggtccaccaggctattgcttggagcagcccgcaggcccacatatccaccacagcccggttggtccagcactccttggagaaaatgatctagttttctcttgaagatgtccacggttgttccagcaatatttcttataatcgctgggaggatgttgaacaaacgtggactctgatgtttatacagtggtcCCTGATTGTGCCTACGACACTCCTGCtcgtcactggttctattctgcattttcttccatatcgttcactccagtatatttttattttaccgagtagatttgggacctggccctccagtatcttacacgtgtaaattatttgatatctctcccgtcttctttctagtgagtacatttggagagctttgggacgatcccaataatttaggtattTAATTGCATCTATGTAGGCCGTATATATTCTCtaaattccctctatttcagctatctttcctgctctgaagggggaagtgagtactaagcAGAACTCAAGAAGgaacagtacaagtgatttgtatagtacaaccattgtgatggaatcccTGGATTTTAAAATTCTCGTAATCCACCCTAAACaaatttctggctgacgcaatgttTGCTTGGttgtgctccctaaacgttaggtcgtcagacatcattattcccaaatcctttacatactGCTTTCCTacaatgggcacatttgattgtgttttgtaccctgtattatgtttaaggtcctcatttttaccgtacctgagtacctagaaattatcactgttaaacatgttattttccgttgcccagtcgaaaactttcttagtatctgcttgaagtttttcaatgtcttcagccgaggtaaattacatactgatttttgtgtcatctgcaaaggatgcttcgaagctgtgacttatattttcgactatatctgatatgagaataaagaaaagcagtggtgcaaggactgtaccctgaggtacaaagcttttaactgcgcttggactattTTATACGGTTGACTGTTACgccttgtgttctgttcgacagaaaattgagtatccagtgtcctactttaccggttattcccattgagctcattttgtgtgctatcactccatggtcacatttaccgAATGCCTTTGCTAAGTCCgtctataccacatctgcattctgttcttctaatgcctcagtgactttgttgtAGTGGTCaaatagctgtgagaggcacgatttttccgctcgaaatccatgttggcctgggttgtaaaAGTCATTGGTCttcatgaaactggtgacctgactcctgatcactctcaaatacttttattatgtgggactttagtgcaactggtctataattcttagccaatgctttgctccctcccttgggttagaagggctatgtctgctgctttaagcgcatctggcatCTCTCCcgggtccaagctcttcctccacactatactgagtgcctgtgctactggtacCTTGTATTtctatataaatattgaattccatgaatctgaacCTGGAGTTGATTGCATGTGCACGTTTTCAAAttatctttcaaaatctgccacgctcgtgttgatatcagtcctccccaccattaccccctcccccgttccctcgtcctccccaccattgccaactcccatccccttgtcctctcca
Proteins encoded in this region:
- the LOC138352130 gene encoding uncharacterized protein; this translates as MRPTLSDPSTTPESSAHPPRSAHSSRTGLPPDETPTPSQKDPPILPDPPTLSDPPILPDTTTHSDPPTLQTRPPSQTHPSSQTSPPTQTRPPSRPAHPLRPAHPPRHHHPLRPAHPPDPPTLSDPPILPDTTTHSDPPTLQTRPPSQTHPHSPTFRSGEANTIQEMKRLNQQSPEAFPIIPALQE